TGTCCACCGTCGTCATGGCGGTAGCGTCGAACATCCACCAACTAATGGGCAATAGCCTGGAACATAATTCTGTCCGGTGGGCTGGTTTAGCTGACGGATTCGGGCGAGGATGGCGGGATGCCCCCTGAGCCGAACGATGTGCGGTCCCACCCAACCCTGGACGAGGTGGACCGCGCGATCCTCACCGAGTTGGCCGCGGATGGCCGGCTACCGAACAACGCCCTCGCCGAGCGGGTGGGGGTGGCGCCGTCGACCTGTCTGACCCGCACCCGGGCGCTGCGCGACCGCGGCGCGATCCGCGGCTTCCACGCCGAGGTGGATCCGGCCGCGCTCGGTCTGCCGTTGCAAGCGCTGGTGTCGGTACGGCTGACCGCGCACGAGCGGGCGGCGGTCGACGCGTTCCGGGCCCGGTCGGTGCGGCTGCCCGGGGTGGTGTCGGTGTTCCACGTCGCCGGCGCGGAGGACTACGTGCTGCATGTGCGGGCCGCGTCCGGGGACGCGCTGCGCGACTTCGTGCTGGACCACCTCGCCGTCGATCCGGTGGTGCAGCACACCCAGACCAGCCTGATCTTCGAGCAGGCCCGCGGGATGGGCTGAGCAGCGGCAGGGGCGGTGAATAACCCGACGGATGCCGGCCAAGCGGAACAAAATCGGTCGCCGACGGGTTGGTTGACCCTGTGATCACCGTTCCGTTGTCTGTTCTTGATCTTGCCCCGGTCGCCAAGGGCACCACCGCTGGCGCGGCGCTGCGGGCCACCACCGAGCTGGCCCGCCGCACCGAGGAGCTGGGCTACCACCGGTTCTGGGTGGCCGAGCACCACAACATGCCGGCGATCGCCAGCTCCGCCCCCGCGGTGCTGCTCGCCCACCTGGCCGCGAACACCTCCACGATCCGGCTCGGGTCGGGCGGGGTGATGCTGCCCAACCACGCGCCGCTGGTGGTGGCCGAGCAGTTCGGCACCCTGGAGGCGCTGCACCCTGGCCGGATCGACCTCGGGATCGGCCGGGCGCCGGGCACCGACCAGGTGACCGCGCTGGCCCTGCGCCGCACCATGGAGGGGCTCTCGGCCGAGGGCTTCCCGCGCGAGCTGAACGACCTGATGAACTACTTCAGCGGAGAGCGGCCCGGGCAGATCATCGCCACCCCCGGGCACGGTGAGCAACCGGCGGTCTGGCTGCTCGGCTCCAGCGGCTTCAGCGCCCAACTGGCCGGCCTGCTCGGCCTGCCGTTCTCCTTCGCACACCACTTCAGCTCGGCGAACACGCTGCCGGCGCTCGCGCTCTATCGGCAGAACTTCCGGCCCTCCCAGTGGCTGGACAAGCCGTACGCGATGGTGGCGGTCAACGCCGTCTGCGCGGAGACCGACGAGCGGGCCGAGTGGCTGGCCGGGCCGAGCGCCCTGTCTTTCCTGAAGCTGCGCTCCGGCCGGCCGGAACCTCTCTCCACGCCCGAGGAGGCGGCGGCCTACCCGTACACCGAGATCGAGCGGGAGTTCGTGCTGCAGCGCCGCGATGGTCAGGCGATGGGCTCGCCGGAGACCGTCCGGCGACAGCTGACCGAGTTGCAGGAACGCACCGGTGCGGACGAGCTGATGCTGACCACGCTCGTCTACGACGTGCAGGACCGGGTGCGCTCGTACGAGCTGATCGCCGAGCAGGTGGCGGGCGGTCTACGCCGGGAGGCGTGAAACACGATCTTCATGTCAGCGTCACCGCCCCGACCCGGACGGTGCCTAACGTTGGTGCCGGTGGTGGTACGGCATTTCCGGTCGGGACGGGTCGGGAATGCCGCGGTGTGGCGCACCGGGCCGGAGCTGAGCGGATTCCGCGGCTGCGGCCCGGTGCCTGCCACCCTGGGCGACCCCGCTCGGGGCCGCCAGGATCAGATCAGCGTAGGTAGATGTTCGGGGTGGGCGGGTTGGCCATTCCGTCGCCGATGAAGAACCCCGGGTGCGGCGGCTGGTTGTAGGCGGTGTTCTGCCAGGCGATCGCCACCCGATACTGCGGGTCGTGCATCAGGGTGTGGATCCGGGTGCTGGTCGGGGTGGGCGTGCTGTAGATGCGCAACGCCCGGCTGTCGGTGGTCCGCCAGATCACCTCCTCGCGCCAGTCGCCCAGGATGTCTCCGGAGAGCGCCGGCGTGGACTTGGTGCCGTTGTTGGACGCCACGTCGCTGCCGGTGAGCAGCCGGGTCTCACCGCCGGTGCCGTACTTGTCGATCTTCGTGCCGTCGAGCAGCTCACGCACCGGGTCACCATCCCACCAGGCGAGGAAGTTGGCCGACGACGGCTTACGGCCGACGTTCTGCCCCCTGGTGTTGGCCAGCCCGGTGACCGCGGACGACCACGACTCCGCGCCGGGGCTGCCCGCCCAGATGTCCGCCGAGACTCCCCGACCGTTGTCGCCCGAGGCCGGCGTGGACCAGAGGATCTGACCGGTACGCGCGTCGGCGAACCAGGAACTGGGCTTGCTGGCATCCTCGTCGACCTTGAACACCTCCAGGCCGGAGCGGCTCGGGTCGAGGTCGCCGACGTGCAGCGCGTCGCCG
The nucleotide sequence above comes from Micromonospora sp. NBC_00389. Encoded proteins:
- a CDS encoding Lrp/AsnC family transcriptional regulator, yielding MPPEPNDVRSHPTLDEVDRAILTELAADGRLPNNALAERVGVAPSTCLTRTRALRDRGAIRGFHAEVDPAALGLPLQALVSVRLTAHERAAVDAFRARSVRLPGVVSVFHVAGAEDYVLHVRAASGDALRDFVLDHLAVDPVVQHTQTSLIFEQARGMG
- a CDS encoding LLM class flavin-dependent oxidoreductase; amino-acid sequence: MITVPLSVLDLAPVAKGTTAGAALRATTELARRTEELGYHRFWVAEHHNMPAIASSAPAVLLAHLAANTSTIRLGSGGVMLPNHAPLVVAEQFGTLEALHPGRIDLGIGRAPGTDQVTALALRRTMEGLSAEGFPRELNDLMNYFSGERPGQIIATPGHGEQPAVWLLGSSGFSAQLAGLLGLPFSFAHHFSSANTLPALALYRQNFRPSQWLDKPYAMVAVNAVCAETDERAEWLAGPSALSFLKLRSGRPEPLSTPEEAAAYPYTEIEREFVLQRRDGQAMGSPETVRRQLTELQERTGADELMLTTLVYDVQDRVRSYELIAEQVAGGLRREA